One genomic window of Paenibacillus xylanilyticus includes the following:
- a CDS encoding extracellular solute-binding protein, which translates to MKLKKRISILLAITLLTSILAACSSGTDKGGSTALPPQEPGQYGDTGGLTLPLVDEPTTITYMLPSNAKDLGPSKLVVQELEKRTGIKVNFQTYSPQTYQDKLKVIVASGKLPDIFTGLKPAELKKIGKQNGVVAINEYADQLPNFKKLYMEENDWVIKSFGDEAGNIYTWPIYNLNRKVNHGFMFRKDIFDELGIKEWTNTNEFYEALKKVKEAYPDSYPYASKSLANIFRDWAFGWGLGNTDQYPAYYDEKDGTWKYAAVQQEHKDMLDFMKKLYNEKLLDPEFLTDTQDSWTTKMTTDKSFVTFDWIGRLDLFYNQIKEQNPDYDLRYANPVGPTGNIRTLPEVSDFSVAVAKNKNTEASLKLLDYLTSPSGSELMTIGVEKVNFEWGEDGYPVYPELKDLPLVDITVLEDRYAMWLEGAYLRPDHRSIYYRFSEKEQEAQDKIVKEERFEPLDPILNFTDDETSKIAELQTSLQKSAEEFNSKYILDAGYGDAEWENFRGQISKGGVEELMAIYNEAQKRYDESK; encoded by the coding sequence ATGAAGCTGAAAAAGAGGATTTCCATACTACTTGCGATCACACTGTTGACCTCAATCCTTGCCGCATGCAGCAGCGGTACAGACAAAGGCGGTTCGACCGCCCTACCGCCCCAGGAACCCGGACAGTACGGTGATACAGGGGGGCTTACTTTGCCTCTTGTTGATGAGCCGACGACCATCACGTACATGCTGCCAAGCAATGCAAAAGACCTGGGTCCGAGCAAACTGGTTGTTCAGGAGCTTGAAAAACGGACCGGTATTAAAGTGAACTTCCAAACGTACTCCCCACAAACCTACCAGGATAAATTAAAAGTCATTGTGGCATCCGGTAAGCTGCCGGACATTTTTACAGGGCTAAAACCGGCCGAACTCAAGAAAATCGGCAAACAAAACGGCGTCGTTGCCATCAATGAATACGCAGATCAGCTCCCTAACTTCAAAAAGCTATATATGGAAGAAAACGACTGGGTCATCAAATCTTTCGGCGATGAAGCCGGCAATATATATACCTGGCCTATCTATAATCTCAATCGCAAAGTCAATCACGGATTCATGTTCAGGAAGGATATTTTCGATGAGCTTGGTATCAAGGAATGGACGAATACAAACGAGTTTTATGAAGCTCTGAAAAAAGTAAAAGAAGCTTATCCCGATTCTTACCCCTATGCCTCCAAGAGCTTGGCTAATATCTTCAGAGATTGGGCCTTCGGCTGGGGACTCGGCAATACGGATCAGTACCCTGCCTATTATGATGAAAAAGACGGTACATGGAAGTACGCTGCAGTACAGCAGGAGCATAAGGACATGCTCGATTTCATGAAGAAGCTGTACAACGAAAAACTGCTTGATCCCGAATTTTTGACGGATACGCAGGATTCCTGGACGACCAAGATGACCACAGACAAATCGTTTGTCACGTTTGACTGGATTGGACGCCTGGATCTCTTTTACAACCAGATCAAAGAGCAAAATCCAGACTATGACCTCAGGTATGCCAATCCCGTGGGACCGACCGGCAATATTAGAACCCTGCCCGAGGTTTCAGATTTCAGCGTTGCTGTTGCCAAGAACAAAAATACAGAAGCTTCACTTAAACTGCTCGATTATCTGACCAGCCCATCCGGGAGCGAGTTAATGACGATCGGAGTGGAAAAGGTGAACTTCGAATGGGGGGAGGACGGATATCCGGTGTACCCGGAACTAAAGGATCTTCCCCTTGTGGATATAACCGTGCTCGAGGATCGTTATGCCATGTGGCTTGAAGGCGCTTATCTAAGACCGGACCATCGAAGCATCTATTATCGTTTCTCGGAGAAAGAACAGGAGGCGCAGGATAAAATCGTGAAAGAGGAGCGTTTCGAGCCCCTTGATCCGATACTTAATTTTACGGACGACGAAACCTCCAAGATTGCCGAGCTGCAGACATCACTGCAAAAATCAGCTGAAGAATTCAACTCCAAATATATTCTTGACGCCGGCTACGGAGATGCCGAGTGGGAGAATTTCAGAGGTCAGATCAGCAAAGGCGGTGTGGAGGAACTGATGGCAATCTATAATGAAGCTCAAAAAAGATATGACGAATCCAAATAA
- a CDS encoding NAD-dependent epimerase/dehydratase family protein translates to MKTVAELEAKLSEASDRLINDLHKVDGDLLILGAGGKMGPSLARLAAQAIRAGGMNKKVTAVSRFQDQEVKNDLESAGVKTISCNLLDDHEFMQLPAADNIIYMAGNKFGTTGREYYTWAMNTYLPGRVAEKYKDSRIVVFSSGNVYPFSSVALGGVDESVPPEPLGEYAQSTLGRERMFEYFSHTYGTPMLLYRLNYAIDLRYGVLLEIAQKVHEGKSISLTMGHANVIWQGDANEIALRSLLKCQSPPEILNVTGPETMSVRWAAQQFAKRFGVTASFEGSESETALLSNAAKAFREFGYPRVGLLEMIDFIAEWVESGGPTWNKPTHFSERKGRF, encoded by the coding sequence ATGAAAACCGTGGCTGAATTGGAAGCAAAGCTTTCGGAGGCATCAGATCGGCTAATCAATGACTTACATAAAGTGGACGGGGATCTTCTTATCTTGGGCGCAGGCGGGAAGATGGGCCCAAGTCTTGCGAGATTGGCCGCACAAGCCATCAGAGCGGGAGGAATGAACAAGAAGGTGACTGCTGTATCCCGGTTTCAGGATCAGGAGGTGAAGAACGATCTTGAAAGCGCTGGAGTGAAGACGATTTCCTGCAATCTTTTGGACGATCACGAGTTCATGCAGCTGCCTGCAGCGGACAACATCATATATATGGCTGGCAACAAGTTTGGTACAACGGGCAGAGAGTATTATACGTGGGCAATGAATACGTATTTGCCGGGAAGAGTGGCAGAAAAGTATAAAGATTCGCGTATCGTCGTTTTTTCTTCCGGGAACGTGTATCCCTTTTCCTCGGTCGCTCTCGGCGGAGTAGATGAATCAGTACCCCCAGAACCTCTCGGTGAATATGCACAATCTACTCTGGGGAGAGAGCGAATGTTTGAATACTTCTCACATACGTATGGCACGCCGATGCTGCTGTACCGCTTGAACTATGCCATTGATTTACGTTATGGGGTGCTGCTCGAAATTGCTCAAAAGGTCCATGAAGGCAAGTCAATATCACTTACGATGGGGCATGCCAATGTGATATGGCAGGGAGATGCCAATGAGATTGCCTTAAGGAGCCTGCTTAAGTGCCAAAGTCCTCCCGAAATTTTGAATGTGACCGGACCTGAGACCATGTCCGTACGCTGGGCAGCGCAGCAGTTTGCCAAAAGATTTGGCGTTACTGCATCGTTTGAGGGAAGTGAATCCGAAACGGCTCTACTCAGCAATGCAGCTAAGGCGTTTCGCGAATTCGGTTATCCGAGAGTAGGCTTGCTGGAAATGATTGATTTCATTGCCGAATGGGTTGAATCCGGCGGACCTACGTGGAACAAACCAACCCACTTTTCGGAGAGGAAGGGAAGGTTCTGA
- a CDS encoding extracellular solute-binding protein, which produces MAKIDRHTFQTRTRHMSADLKQKINSGSYSPGEFLPSELALTEQYNLSKNSVRYVLDELVQEGLIVKIPRVGTQVAKPASRETIRFGVYPSLYKEAGMEELIKRFHEKHPHIHVETIELPYMNSDSIANLVKLGIVDALTINLQDMYQFQEKKYLDLLVDQDRDETIYPFLTTYFEKESGVLAAQPFIYSPVILCYNKEHLREKRLGEPNSSWSWDELAALLRELKAPHRYSIAFQLFSMNRWPIFWMQNEDDLSSTDSSPAQNETGFPTEGLRWLRDLVTEEGIFPLALAQGEFEAEKLFKEQKVSVMLTTYYMLNELKNADFSFDIAQLPHFKNDRTLLLSTAIALSAESSQKDTAACFVNYLHSDEAQTYIRQQTYSLPASRYITETCSVELKNKPSRLELHRDYSSKYMTYRDLSISMQTQIRFGESLKQYMSYLMDEEGLAEVLLPSESLKL; this is translated from the coding sequence ATGGCGAAAATTGATCGTCATACTTTTCAGACCAGAACCAGACATATGTCTGCCGACCTGAAGCAAAAAATTAACTCCGGCTCCTACAGCCCGGGAGAATTTTTGCCTTCTGAGTTGGCACTAACAGAACAGTACAATTTAAGTAAAAACTCCGTAAGATACGTACTGGATGAGCTTGTACAGGAGGGATTGATCGTTAAAATCCCCAGGGTCGGCACGCAGGTGGCAAAGCCTGCTTCAAGGGAAACCATTCGTTTTGGTGTATATCCCTCACTTTATAAAGAAGCAGGGATGGAGGAGCTTATTAAGCGGTTCCACGAGAAACACCCACATATTCATGTGGAGACCATTGAGCTTCCTTATATGAATTCAGACAGTATCGCTAATCTTGTCAAACTAGGGATTGTCGATGCGTTAACCATCAACTTGCAGGATATGTACCAATTCCAAGAAAAAAAGTACCTTGATTTGTTGGTCGACCAGGATCGAGACGAGACAATTTACCCTTTTCTTACAACATATTTTGAGAAGGAATCGGGTGTTTTGGCAGCACAGCCTTTCATCTATTCACCTGTTATTTTGTGTTACAACAAGGAGCATCTGAGAGAGAAGAGACTGGGTGAACCGAATAGCAGCTGGAGCTGGGATGAACTGGCGGCGCTGCTCAGAGAACTTAAGGCGCCACATCGCTACAGTATCGCTTTTCAGTTATTTTCCATGAATCGGTGGCCAATTTTTTGGATGCAAAATGAGGACGATCTATCTTCGACGGATTCCAGTCCAGCTCAGAACGAAACTGGTTTTCCTACAGAAGGTTTGAGATGGCTGAGGGATCTTGTGACGGAGGAAGGCATATTTCCGCTTGCCTTGGCACAAGGTGAATTTGAAGCCGAGAAGCTGTTTAAGGAGCAGAAGGTATCCGTTATGCTAACCACATATTACATGCTGAATGAGCTTAAAAATGCGGACTTTTCCTTTGATATCGCACAGTTACCACATTTTAAGAATGATAGGACACTTCTTCTGTCAACGGCCATTGCTCTCAGTGCAGAATCGAGCCAAAAGGACACGGCAGCCTGCTTTGTGAATTATCTCCATTCAGATGAGGCACAGACCTATATTAGGCAGCAGACCTACAGTCTACCTGCAAGCAGATATATAACGGAAACATGTTCAGTTGAGCTTAAAAACAAACCGTCTAGGTTGGAGCTTCACCGTGACTATAGTTCAAAATACATGACGTATCGGGATCTGTCGATTTCCATGCAAACTCAGATTCGTTTCGGAGAAAGCCTGAAGCAGTATATGTCTTATCTAATGGATGAAGAGGGACTCGCTGAAGTGCTGCTTCCGTCTGAAAGTCTCAAGTTATAA
- a CDS encoding ABC transporter permease, which yields MADIGTEHSAAYHKELRKKSFRGRLKQTWNHIKRDRQLLLLFLPCMLFYVIFRYGPLYGLIIAFKDYSVFTGVLGSEWVGLEHFIKFFTNQDFWLLFRNTLLLGLYTLIFGFPFPIMLALLLNEVRTKWFKKSVQTFSYLPAFLSVVIISSMIIDFLSPNHGILNQMLAALGFEKKYFLVDPGWFRPIYVISEIWANAGYESIIYLAAIAGISPTLYEAAKVDGASRFHTIRHITLPGLFPTMLIMFILKTGSMIRVGYEKVLLLYNPMTYDVADVFSTYVYRKGLLESNYSYAAAVGLFEALVAMVMLLSANAISKRLGGNGLW from the coding sequence ATGGCAGACATCGGCACGGAACATTCGGCAGCTTACCATAAAGAACTGCGAAAGAAGAGCTTCAGAGGTCGGCTTAAACAGACGTGGAATCATATTAAGCGCGACAGGCAGCTGCTTCTGCTGTTTCTTCCTTGCATGCTATTTTATGTCATCTTTCGTTACGGGCCCCTATATGGATTGATTATTGCCTTCAAAGACTACAGTGTGTTTACAGGAGTGCTTGGCAGTGAATGGGTGGGACTGGAGCATTTCATCAAGTTCTTTACGAACCAGGATTTTTGGCTGCTTTTCCGGAACACGCTGCTCTTGGGCTTATATACGCTTATTTTCGGCTTTCCCTTTCCCATCATGCTCGCTCTTCTGCTGAACGAAGTCAGAACCAAATGGTTTAAAAAATCTGTTCAAACCTTCAGTTATCTGCCTGCCTTTTTGTCCGTGGTCATTATCAGCAGCATGATTATCGATTTTCTCTCCCCAAACCATGGTATTTTGAATCAAATGCTGGCTGCTCTTGGTTTTGAGAAAAAATACTTTCTCGTAGATCCGGGCTGGTTCCGTCCGATCTATGTCATTTCGGAAATATGGGCGAACGCAGGATACGAATCCATCATTTATCTGGCAGCCATTGCGGGAATCAGTCCTACGCTTTATGAAGCGGCCAAGGTGGACGGTGCCAGTCGTTTCCATACGATCCGCCATATTACGCTTCCTGGGTTGTTTCCCACGATGCTTATCATGTTCATCTTGAAAACAGGCTCCATGATTCGCGTCGGTTATGAGAAAGTGCTGCTGCTCTATAATCCGATGACCTATGACGTTGCAGACGTATTTTCAACGTATGTATACCGCAAAGGACTGCTTGAATCCAATTACAGTTATGCAGCCGCAGTAGGATTATTTGAAGCGCTCGTTGCAATGGTGATGCTGCTGTCCGCCAATGCGATCAGCAAACGGCTGGGAGGTAATGGCTTATGGTAG
- a CDS encoding dihydrodipicolinate synthase family protein, with translation MDKKQGSLTPELAAAFHEGLVIPAHPLALNERRELDEVYQRVLTKYYIASGAGGIAVGVHSTQFEIRDPEVNLYERVLRLAAEETEQARLQRPFIKVAGVCGDSEQAAEEARISKALGYDAVLLSMGGLHDWSEQDLLRHTEKIAEMMPVIGFYLQPSVGGRWLSFDFWQAFAEIDNVIAIKIAPFNRYQTIDVVRAVCCSSRRNEIALYTGNDDNILMDLLTTFRFETEEGTMEKEIVGGLLGHFAVWTHQAVQLLEEVKRLRKPKGSPLSRDLLTRNVEITDANAAFFDPAHQFAGCIPGIHEVLRRQGLMRGIWCLNPQETLSDGQKEEIDRVYRQYPHLNDDDFVKQRLDEWLRVAALSQS, from the coding sequence ATGGACAAAAAACAAGGTTCACTTACACCGGAACTGGCAGCTGCATTCCATGAAGGGTTGGTCATCCCCGCTCATCCGCTTGCCTTAAATGAACGCAGAGAGCTGGATGAAGTCTATCAGCGGGTGCTGACCAAGTACTACATCGCATCAGGAGCTGGCGGAATTGCAGTTGGTGTGCATTCCACCCAATTTGAGATTCGGGATCCCGAAGTTAACCTCTATGAACGGGTGCTCCGCTTGGCTGCAGAGGAAACGGAGCAAGCTCGCCTGCAGCGGCCCTTCATCAAGGTGGCAGGCGTTTGCGGGGATAGTGAACAGGCGGCGGAAGAAGCCCGGATTAGTAAAGCCCTCGGATATGATGCGGTGCTGCTGAGTATGGGTGGACTTCATGATTGGAGTGAGCAGGACCTACTTCGGCATACGGAAAAGATAGCCGAAATGATGCCGGTCATCGGATTTTATCTTCAGCCTTCTGTTGGTGGCCGCTGGCTGAGCTTCGATTTTTGGCAGGCTTTTGCTGAAATTGATAATGTCATCGCCATCAAAATAGCTCCTTTTAACCGATATCAAACGATTGATGTTGTCCGAGCGGTTTGCTGCTCAAGCCGCCGCAATGAAATTGCATTGTACACAGGGAACGATGACAACATTCTGATGGATCTACTTACAACTTTTCGGTTCGAAACGGAAGAAGGCACCATGGAAAAAGAAATCGTTGGCGGTCTGCTGGGTCACTTCGCTGTCTGGACACATCAAGCGGTCCAGCTGCTGGAAGAAGTGAAACGTCTCCGCAAGCCCAAGGGATCACCGTTGTCACGGGACTTGCTCACGCGAAACGTGGAGATTACAGATGCCAATGCCGCTTTTTTTGATCCTGCCCATCAGTTTGCTGGCTGTATACCGGGGATACACGAGGTTCTTCGAAGGCAGGGTCTCATGAGAGGAATTTGGTGCTTGAATCCGCAGGAGACCTTATCCGACGGGCAAAAAGAGGAAATCGATCGGGTATACCGCCAGTATCCTCACCTGAATGATGATGATTTTGTGAAGCAGCGTCTGGATGAGTGGCTTAGGGTTGCTGCGCTTTCCCAGTCATGA
- a CDS encoding zinc-dependent alcohol dehydrogenase, whose translation MKIVAAKEGKVTILHADIPELNKRHVQVRTEYSGISPGTEMSAIKRSGESPVYLGYSAVGIVEKTGSEVRDIVPGDRVACYGVPYVRHAEIISVPTNLVTKVPQHVKPEEAAFTGLGAIAIHALRTADVRFGDKVLVVGLGILGNLVAQIAAAGACHTAAYDLSKARVQLLQEQMGIQAGFSTEEEVERFVMNETGGLGFDSILLCAGGPGEVLINKSLEWLRDRGKVVIVGDLSMEFSRDLMFRKEAQVLISRAGGPGRYDLQYEHHNQDYPIGFVRWTEGRNMDEYVRLLADKRITVSPAITHMFTLDEASEAYENYQSDSAQGALATLIKYF comes from the coding sequence ATGAAAATCGTTGCTGCAAAGGAAGGAAAGGTCACGATACTGCATGCGGATATACCCGAACTGAACAAACGACATGTGCAAGTGAGGACCGAATATTCCGGCATTAGTCCGGGTACGGAGATGAGTGCGATTAAAAGATCAGGCGAATCCCCGGTATACCTTGGCTATAGCGCTGTTGGGATTGTAGAAAAAACGGGAAGTGAAGTGAGAGATATTGTACCGGGAGACCGAGTGGCTTGTTATGGTGTGCCTTATGTAAGACATGCAGAAATCATTTCGGTACCGACCAATCTGGTAACTAAAGTACCTCAACATGTGAAACCAGAAGAGGCTGCATTTACCGGGCTCGGAGCCATCGCCATACATGCGCTTCGTACGGCTGACGTGAGATTCGGCGACAAGGTGCTTGTCGTTGGACTGGGCATTCTCGGTAATCTTGTGGCCCAAATCGCCGCTGCTGGTGCATGTCACACGGCTGCATACGATCTGAGCAAAGCGAGGGTACAGCTGCTTCAGGAGCAGATGGGCATTCAAGCAGGCTTTTCAACTGAAGAGGAAGTGGAGCGTTTTGTGATGAACGAAACGGGAGGTTTAGGATTCGATTCCATCCTCTTATGTGCTGGCGGGCCTGGAGAAGTGCTGATCAACAAGTCACTTGAGTGGCTTCGTGACCGTGGAAAAGTCGTGATCGTTGGTGATTTGTCCATGGAGTTTTCACGAGATTTGATGTTTCGCAAAGAAGCCCAGGTCCTTATCTCTAGAGCAGGCGGACCTGGAAGGTACGATCTGCAGTACGAGCACCACAATCAGGATTATCCCATCGGTTTCGTGCGGTGGACAGAAGGAAGAAATATGGACGAATACGTCAGGCTGCTTGCTGATAAGCGAATTACGGTAAGTCCCGCCATTACGCATATGTTTACCTTGGATGAAGCATCTGAAGCTTATGAAAATTATCAATCCGATTCGGCTCAAGGGGCACTTGCCACGCTGATCAAGTATTTTTAA
- a CDS encoding carbohydrate ABC transporter permease yields MVGERKISVFGVMNSLILCLVAVATLYPIVYITAVSLSDTAAVVQGRVFLFPKGLNLEAYVEVLKNDTIPRAYLNSIFYTAFGTFVNLLFTAVAAYPLSQKGFFGRKFFMMAIVLTMFLNPGIIPTYVVVQQLGLTDSVWALVLPNAIWTMELIILKSFYENMSSQIREAALIDGASEYRILFNIVIPLSKPALASIGLFYFMGHWNSFFLPLIYLNDPDKYPLQVVLRDMLIYSAENDAGLVDRSALAPQSIKNATIVLSMIPVLLIYPFAQKYFAKGVMLGSEKG; encoded by the coding sequence ATGGTAGGTGAGCGCAAAATATCGGTTTTTGGTGTCATGAATTCGCTGATCCTCTGTCTTGTTGCTGTAGCGACACTCTATCCCATCGTGTACATTACGGCCGTTTCTTTAAGTGATACTGCAGCGGTCGTTCAAGGTAGGGTGTTTCTTTTTCCGAAAGGGCTGAACCTTGAGGCTTATGTCGAGGTGCTTAAAAATGACACGATTCCAAGAGCCTACCTGAATTCTATTTTTTATACGGCATTCGGTACGTTTGTGAATTTACTCTTTACGGCTGTAGCTGCATATCCTTTGTCGCAAAAAGGATTTTTCGGACGCAAGTTTTTTATGATGGCCATCGTCCTCACCATGTTTTTGAATCCCGGCATTATTCCCACGTATGTGGTCGTGCAGCAGCTGGGGTTAACGGATTCGGTATGGGCACTCGTACTTCCCAATGCCATCTGGACAATGGAACTGATCATTCTTAAAAGCTTTTACGAAAACATGTCTTCCCAGATCCGCGAAGCGGCCCTGATCGACGGAGCTTCCGAATACCGGATTCTGTTTAACATTGTCATTCCCTTATCCAAGCCTGCGCTTGCTTCCATCGGACTTTTTTATTTCATGGGCCACTGGAACAGCTTTTTCCTACCGCTGATTTACTTGAACGATCCGGATAAATATCCTTTGCAGGTCGTGCTGCGGGATATGTTAATCTACAGCGCAGAAAACGACGCGGGACTTGTGGATCGTTCAGCCCTTGCCCCACAGTCGATTAAAAATGCAACCATCGTACTTTCGATGATTCCCGTTTTGCTCATCTATCCGTTTGCTCAGAAGTATTTCGCCAAAGGGGTGATGCTCGGTTCGGAAAAAGGCTAA
- a CDS encoding Gfo/Idh/MocA family oxidoreductase gives MNIGIIGLDSSHALAFTRILHESQETLFADVTVTAAYAGGSPDFPLSFTRVNTFAGRMTEEYGVRLMPTMQQVAENTDAILILSADGRIHLNQFTAICSYRKPVFIDKPFALSSADAGEIIRLAEEFQIPLMSASSLRYAEALPECTRGDILGADVYGPMHIEFTQRHYFWYGIHSAELLFQVMGPGCREVTAFSTDHGELITGTWKEGRMGMIRGIRNGPENFGITLHNRNANQHISLEPSYKELLKSVMNWLKNGVCTVHPSETLEVIRFLECAEQSRLQKCTILMEM, from the coding sequence ATGAATATCGGAATCATCGGCCTTGACAGTTCTCATGCCCTGGCATTCACCCGTATTCTTCACGAAAGTCAGGAGACTCTTTTTGCAGATGTGACTGTGACGGCTGCATATGCGGGCGGATCTCCGGATTTTCCACTCAGCTTCACCCGTGTTAACACTTTTGCCGGCCGGATGACGGAAGAATACGGAGTGAGACTGATGCCCACGATGCAGCAGGTAGCAGAAAACACCGATGCCATCCTTATCTTGAGTGCCGACGGAAGGATACATCTGAATCAGTTCACGGCGATCTGTTCTTACCGGAAACCCGTATTTATCGATAAACCTTTTGCTTTGTCTTCAGCAGACGCAGGTGAAATCATCAGACTCGCAGAAGAGTTTCAAATCCCTTTAATGAGTGCTTCAAGCTTGCGTTATGCCGAAGCCCTGCCTGAATGCACAAGAGGAGACATCTTGGGGGCGGACGTATACGGCCCAATGCACATCGAATTTACGCAGAGACATTATTTTTGGTACGGCATCCATTCGGCAGAACTACTCTTTCAAGTCATGGGCCCTGGATGCAGGGAAGTGACCGCATTCTCTACCGATCATGGCGAGCTCATTACTGGAACCTGGAAGGAGGGGAGGATGGGGATGATCCGGGGAATTCGAAATGGTCCAGAGAACTTTGGAATAACGCTGCATAACAGAAACGCTAACCAGCATATCTCGCTTGAACCGAGCTACAAAGAGCTCCTGAAGTCGGTCATGAATTGGCTTAAAAACGGCGTGTGCACCGTGCATCCTTCCGAAACGCTGGAAGTTATCCGGTTTTTGGAGTGCGCAGAGCAAAGTCGTCTACAAAAATGCACCATCCTCATGGAAATGTGA